In the Dioscorea cayenensis subsp. rotundata cultivar TDr96_F1 chromosome 12, TDr96_F1_v2_PseudoChromosome.rev07_lg8_w22 25.fasta, whole genome shotgun sequence genome, one interval contains:
- the LOC120273038 gene encoding probable lysophospholipase BODYGUARD 4, with the protein MEEEQKLHFVVKKAFQDKREDPQKDSIENVIFIHGFLSSSLVWVETVFPNISENAGLNLLAVDLLGFGKSPKPMDCLYRLKDHLDMIEKSLIEPFHLESFHLVAHSMGCTIALALAAKYPKHIKSITLVGVPYLSSKSTGEKASLTAMNAMCEKKIWPPLAFSSAIMTWYEHLGRTTCLIFCRNHAFWEWLMKLFTRDIHFMLRDMTRHTHHSAWHTMHNVICGEAKYLDNYLETVKREGIPVKIIQGDKDQVTPLEYGFKLKEKLPHSELQIIPNADHQTVFLGREKEFTRELQQFWLSSIECKSASKVA; encoded by the exons ATGGAGGAGGAGCAAAAGCTTCATTTTGTTGTTAAGAAGGCATTTCAAG ATAAACGTGAAGATCCCCAGAAAGATTCGATCGAAAATGTTATATTCATACATGGTTTCCTCTCGTCTTCCTTAGTGTGGGTCGAGACAGTTTTCCCAAATATATCTGAAAATGCTGGTCTAAATCTGCTGGCAGTTGATCTTCTAGGCTTTGGTAAAAGTCCCAAGCCTATGGATTGTTTATACAGATTGAAAGACCATTTAGACATGATCGAGAAATCGCTTATCGAACCATTTCATTTAGAATCTTTCCACCTTGTTGCTCACTCAATGGGTTGCACAATAGCATTAGCTTTAGCAGCAAAATACCCGAAGCATATCAAATCAATCACACTAGTCGGTGTG cCATACCTCTCATCGAAATCAACCGGAGAAAAAGCAAGCCTCACAGCAATGAATGCAATGTGTGAGAAAAAGATTTGGCCGCCACTCGCATTCTCATCGGCTATCATGACATGGTATGAACACTTGGGAAGAACAACTTGTCTAATTTTCTGCAGAAACCATGCATTCTGGGAATGGCTTATGAAACTATTTACAAG GGACATTCATTTCATGCTTAGAGACATGACAAGGCACACACATCACTCTGCATGGCATACAATGCACAATGTAATATGTGGCGAGGCTAAATATCTGGACAATTACTTGGAAACTGTGAAAAGAGAAGGCATACCAGTAAAAATAATTCAAGGAGATAAAGATCAAGTGACTCCTTTGGAATATGGCTTCAAATTAAAAGAGAAGCTTCCTCATTCTGAGCTACAAATCATCCCCAATGCTGATCATCAAACTGTCTTTCTTGGAAGGGAGAAGGAATTCACAAGAGAATTGCAACAATTTTGGTTATCTTCAATTGAATGTAAAAGTGCTTCCAAAGTTGcatga